A stretch of Telopea speciosissima isolate NSW1024214 ecotype Mountain lineage chromosome 11, Tspe_v1, whole genome shotgun sequence DNA encodes these proteins:
- the LOC122645264 gene encoding uncharacterized protein LOC122645264 → MEKTLTMIDCTEDYKMWCAAYMLKGEANDWWRSTEPNLVVTHPNLTWEQFKEAFFENYFPKSYRERKVAKFMDVSQGSKLVLEYQQEFKEPLHFAFIHLKDDVKKGKGFEKGLRPGMSSMLVSHGPQIYAKVVQVVKSIEDR, encoded by the coding sequence ATGGAGAAGACCTTGACAATGATTGATTGTACTGAAGATTACAAGATGTGGTGTGCCGCCTACATGTTGAAAGGCGAAGCGAATGATTGGTGGAGATCTACGGAGCCTAACCTTGTTGTTACCCATCCTAACCTTACATGGGAACAGTTCAAGGAGGCCTTCTTCGAAAATTACTTTCCAAAGAGTTATCGAGAAAggaaggtggcaaagttcatggATGTCTCTCAAGGATCCAAATTagtccttgagtaccagcagGAGTTTAAGGAGCCGCTCCATTTTGCTTTTATTCATTTGAAGGACGATGTTAAAAAGGGCAAAGGGTTTGAGAAAGGTTTAAGGCCGGGAATGAGCTCGATGTTAGTGTCTCATGGGCCCCAAATCTATGCTAAGGTGGTTCAAGTAGTTAAGTCTATTGAGGACAGATAG